A stretch of Onychomys torridus chromosome 2, mOncTor1.1, whole genome shotgun sequence DNA encodes these proteins:
- the C2H9orf43 gene encoding uncharacterized protein C9orf43 homolog isoform X1: MRLRGSVWTGPVLKGREAADSMNLPNEDQWDETTCGSAVCQHPQCWTSLRRIERGHPRILDSSSKSSREVEDKLPTLTIVNITDTCLWSKQRVVQRPQSEFTFPKERSLLWKPTCRRHGRSPKALRGKGVTSLSSPPTLSVLNLNEAKLPFSEDVGNLVVTWVPEETEKNISWPGKKRKKPREKTKPSLYFSGRQYVSAYSRSPGVIVPPPSPVHFFDPLSSQVIPLWAQVDMLPRDLLNECFLAHEKTITSPEVKIELAKMRKNLPTEKSRPDSAISPKMYLTIHRITLQRPSLRYPEHLRKLQYNLRRREGSFGPESSGFRKQQQRMMKTSTKKQEAKKKAQIDAEGQHSMSQIIPSVQEAEQKLEEEEEEEEEEEEKKSFVKHASTEDSSEYDLQSYYTDYSAFPESPVLYEPVYEDTGDVKETMVGMITSSQSSSPRSISRSMDKGTWNPDLKLLRILQAHVEEDEENRLSRAQSEASLDA; this comes from the exons ATGAGACTTCGGGGCTCAGTCTGGACTGGTCCTGTACTGAAAGGGCGAGAAGCAGCTGATT CTATGAACTTGCCAAATGAGGACCAGTGGGACGAAACCACCTGTGGCTCGGCAGTTTGTCAACATCCACAATGCTGGACATCCCTCCGACGGATTGAGAGGGGCCATCCTAGGATCTTGGATTCATCCAGCAAATCTTCCCGGGAAGTTGAAG ATAAACTCCCGACACTCACCATTGTAAATATCACTGACACCTGCTTGTGGTCCAAGCAGAGGGTGGTTCAGCGACCGCAATCAGAATTTACCTTCCCTAAGGAGCGGTCTTTACTGTGGAAACCAACCTGCAGGCGTCATGGCAG GTCTCCGAAGGCTTTACGTGGCAAAGGTGTAACTAGCCTGTCTAGTCCCCCCACA CTTTCAGTGTTGAATCTGAATGAGGCAAAACTCCCTTTTTCCGAAGATGTTGGAAACTTGGTGGTAACCTGGGTtccagaagaaacagagaagaacaTAAG ctggcctgggaagaagagaaagaaaccgAGAGAG AAAACCAAGCCGTCTCTGTATTTCTCTGGAAGACAGTATGTATCGGCATACTCGAGAAGTCCAGGCGTGATtgtgcctcctccctccccagtgcaCTTTTTTGACCCATTAAGTTCCCAAGTCATACCTCTATGGGCCCAAGTCGACATGCTTCCCCGGGATCTACTGAATGAGTG CTTTTTGGCACATGAGAAAACCATCACTAGTCCTGAGGTGAAGATAGAGTTGGCCAAGATGAGAAAGAATCTTCCCACAGAAAAGAGCCGGCCGGACAGCGCTATCTCCCCTAAGATGTATCTGACTATACACCGCATCACCCTGCAG AGACCATCGTTGCGGTACCCTGAGCATCTGAGGAAGCTGCAGTACAAcctgaggagaagggaagggtctTTCGGGCCTGAATCTTCAG GTTtcaggaagcagcagcagaggaTGATGAAAACCTCTACTAAGAAACAG GAGGCTAAGAAGAAAGCCCAGATTGATGCTGAGGGCCAGCACAGTATGA GTCAGATAATCCCATCAGTACAGGAAGCTGAGCaaaagctggaggaggaggaggaggaggaagaggaagaggaggagaaaaaatcCTTTGTGAAACAT GCTTCCACAGAGGACTCATCGGAGTATGACCTCCAAAGCTACTACACAGACTATTCTGCCTTTCCAGAGA GTCCTGTATTATATGAGCCAGTTTACGAAGACACTGGTGATGTGAAAGAGACAATGGTGGGAATGATAACTTCCAGCCAGAGCAGCAGCCCCAGGAGTATATCCAGAAGTATGGACAAAGGCACCTGGAACCCTGACCTCAAACTGCTGAGGATTCTTCAGGCCCATGTCGAGGAAGATGAGGAGAACCGTCTTTCTAGGGCACAGAGTGAGGCATCTCTGGATGCCTAG
- the C2H9orf43 gene encoding uncharacterized protein C9orf43 homolog isoform X3 codes for MRLRGSVWTGPVLKGREAADSMNLPNEDQWDETTCGSAVCQHPQCWTSLRRIERGHPRILDSSSKSSREVEDKLPTLTIVNITDTCLWSKQRVVQRPQSEFTFPKERSLLWKPTCRRHGRSPKALRGKGVTSLSSPPTLSVLNLNEAKLPFSEDVGNLVVTWVPEETEKNISWPGKKRKKPREKTKPSLYFSGRQYVSAYSRSPGVIVPPPSPVHFFDPLSSQVIPLWAQVDMLPRDLLNECFLAHEKTITSPEVKIELAKMRKNLPTEKSRPDSAISPKMYLTIHRITLQRPSLRYPEHLRKLQYNLRRREGSFGPESSGFRKQQQRMMKTSTKKQEAKKKAQIDAEGQHSMSQIIPSVQEAEQKLEEEEEEEEEEEEKKSFVKHVLYYMSQFTKTLVM; via the exons ATGAGACTTCGGGGCTCAGTCTGGACTGGTCCTGTACTGAAAGGGCGAGAAGCAGCTGATT CTATGAACTTGCCAAATGAGGACCAGTGGGACGAAACCACCTGTGGCTCGGCAGTTTGTCAACATCCACAATGCTGGACATCCCTCCGACGGATTGAGAGGGGCCATCCTAGGATCTTGGATTCATCCAGCAAATCTTCCCGGGAAGTTGAAG ATAAACTCCCGACACTCACCATTGTAAATATCACTGACACCTGCTTGTGGTCCAAGCAGAGGGTGGTTCAGCGACCGCAATCAGAATTTACCTTCCCTAAGGAGCGGTCTTTACTGTGGAAACCAACCTGCAGGCGTCATGGCAG GTCTCCGAAGGCTTTACGTGGCAAAGGTGTAACTAGCCTGTCTAGTCCCCCCACA CTTTCAGTGTTGAATCTGAATGAGGCAAAACTCCCTTTTTCCGAAGATGTTGGAAACTTGGTGGTAACCTGGGTtccagaagaaacagagaagaacaTAAG ctggcctgggaagaagagaaagaaaccgAGAGAG AAAACCAAGCCGTCTCTGTATTTCTCTGGAAGACAGTATGTATCGGCATACTCGAGAAGTCCAGGCGTGATtgtgcctcctccctccccagtgcaCTTTTTTGACCCATTAAGTTCCCAAGTCATACCTCTATGGGCCCAAGTCGACATGCTTCCCCGGGATCTACTGAATGAGTG CTTTTTGGCACATGAGAAAACCATCACTAGTCCTGAGGTGAAGATAGAGTTGGCCAAGATGAGAAAGAATCTTCCCACAGAAAAGAGCCGGCCGGACAGCGCTATCTCCCCTAAGATGTATCTGACTATACACCGCATCACCCTGCAG AGACCATCGTTGCGGTACCCTGAGCATCTGAGGAAGCTGCAGTACAAcctgaggagaagggaagggtctTTCGGGCCTGAATCTTCAG GTTtcaggaagcagcagcagaggaTGATGAAAACCTCTACTAAGAAACAG GAGGCTAAGAAGAAAGCCCAGATTGATGCTGAGGGCCAGCACAGTATGA GTCAGATAATCCCATCAGTACAGGAAGCTGAGCaaaagctggaggaggaggaggaggaggaagaggaagaggaggagaaaaaatcCTTTGTGAAACAT GTCCTGTATTATATGAGCCAGTTTACGAAGACACTGGTGATGTGA
- the C2H9orf43 gene encoding uncharacterized protein C9orf43 homolog isoform X2 produces the protein MNLPNEDQWDETTCGSAVCQHPQCWTSLRRIERGHPRILDSSSKSSREVEDKLPTLTIVNITDTCLWSKQRVVQRPQSEFTFPKERSLLWKPTCRRHGRSPKALRGKGVTSLSSPPTLSVLNLNEAKLPFSEDVGNLVVTWVPEETEKNISWPGKKRKKPREKTKPSLYFSGRQYVSAYSRSPGVIVPPPSPVHFFDPLSSQVIPLWAQVDMLPRDLLNECFLAHEKTITSPEVKIELAKMRKNLPTEKSRPDSAISPKMYLTIHRITLQRPSLRYPEHLRKLQYNLRRREGSFGPESSGFRKQQQRMMKTSTKKQEAKKKAQIDAEGQHSMSQIIPSVQEAEQKLEEEEEEEEEEEEKKSFVKHASTEDSSEYDLQSYYTDYSAFPESPVLYEPVYEDTGDVKETMVGMITSSQSSSPRSISRSMDKGTWNPDLKLLRILQAHVEEDEENRLSRAQSEASLDA, from the exons ATGAACTTGCCAAATGAGGACCAGTGGGACGAAACCACCTGTGGCTCGGCAGTTTGTCAACATCCACAATGCTGGACATCCCTCCGACGGATTGAGAGGGGCCATCCTAGGATCTTGGATTCATCCAGCAAATCTTCCCGGGAAGTTGAAG ATAAACTCCCGACACTCACCATTGTAAATATCACTGACACCTGCTTGTGGTCCAAGCAGAGGGTGGTTCAGCGACCGCAATCAGAATTTACCTTCCCTAAGGAGCGGTCTTTACTGTGGAAACCAACCTGCAGGCGTCATGGCAG GTCTCCGAAGGCTTTACGTGGCAAAGGTGTAACTAGCCTGTCTAGTCCCCCCACA CTTTCAGTGTTGAATCTGAATGAGGCAAAACTCCCTTTTTCCGAAGATGTTGGAAACTTGGTGGTAACCTGGGTtccagaagaaacagagaagaacaTAAG ctggcctgggaagaagagaaagaaaccgAGAGAG AAAACCAAGCCGTCTCTGTATTTCTCTGGAAGACAGTATGTATCGGCATACTCGAGAAGTCCAGGCGTGATtgtgcctcctccctccccagtgcaCTTTTTTGACCCATTAAGTTCCCAAGTCATACCTCTATGGGCCCAAGTCGACATGCTTCCCCGGGATCTACTGAATGAGTG CTTTTTGGCACATGAGAAAACCATCACTAGTCCTGAGGTGAAGATAGAGTTGGCCAAGATGAGAAAGAATCTTCCCACAGAAAAGAGCCGGCCGGACAGCGCTATCTCCCCTAAGATGTATCTGACTATACACCGCATCACCCTGCAG AGACCATCGTTGCGGTACCCTGAGCATCTGAGGAAGCTGCAGTACAAcctgaggagaagggaagggtctTTCGGGCCTGAATCTTCAG GTTtcaggaagcagcagcagaggaTGATGAAAACCTCTACTAAGAAACAG GAGGCTAAGAAGAAAGCCCAGATTGATGCTGAGGGCCAGCACAGTATGA GTCAGATAATCCCATCAGTACAGGAAGCTGAGCaaaagctggaggaggaggaggaggaggaagaggaagaggaggagaaaaaatcCTTTGTGAAACAT GCTTCCACAGAGGACTCATCGGAGTATGACCTCCAAAGCTACTACACAGACTATTCTGCCTTTCCAGAGA GTCCTGTATTATATGAGCCAGTTTACGAAGACACTGGTGATGTGAAAGAGACAATGGTGGGAATGATAACTTCCAGCCAGAGCAGCAGCCCCAGGAGTATATCCAGAAGTATGGACAAAGGCACCTGGAACCCTGACCTCAAACTGCTGAGGATTCTTCAGGCCCATGTCGAGGAAGATGAGGAGAACCGTCTTTCTAGGGCACAGAGTGAGGCATCTCTGGATGCCTAG
- the Pole3 gene encoding DNA polymerase epsilon subunit 3, with protein MAERPEDLNLPNAVITRIIKEALPDGVNISKEARSAISRAASVFVLYATSCANNFAMKGKRKTLNASDVLSAMEEMEFQRFVAPLKEALEVYRREQKGKKEASEQKKKDRDKKTDSEEQDKSREEEDEDEERLDEEEQNDEEEVDN; from the exons ATGGCGGAGAGGCCCGAGGACCTAAACCTGCCCAACGCCGTCATTACCAGGATCATCAAGGAAGCG CTCCCGGACGGCGTCAACATCTCCAAGGAGGCCCGGAGCGCCATCTCCCGCGCCGCCAGCGTCTTCGTCCTGTACGCCACATCCTG TGCGAACAACTTCGCGATGAAGGGGAAGCGCAAGACTCTCAATGCCAGCGATGTGCTGTCAGCCATGGAAGAGATGGAGTTCCAGCGGTTCGTTGCACCGTTGAAGGAAGCCCTAGAAG TGTACAGGCGGGAGCAGAAAGGCAAGAAGGAAGCTTCGGAGCAAAAGAAGAAGGACAGAGATAAAAAAACGGATTCAGAGGAGCAGGACAagagcagggaggaagaggatgaagacGAGGAAAGACTGGATGAGGAAGAGCAGAATGATGAGGAGGAAGTAGACAACTGA